CATAACTTCAAATAGACTTCCATCCGCATGACTTCTGTAAAAAATCGCAATATCCCGATACTGATATCCCTTTTCATGTATAAGTCTTTTAATTTCTGTAGAAACCCAAGTAGCTTCGGCTTGTATCGTATCCGCCTTGTATCCTGTAATCAATTCTCCTTCCTGTTGATTGGTAGTAAGGGTCTTCTCCCTCTGATCCTCATTATGGGAGATAAGTTGGTTTGCCGCTTCTAGAATCACAGGTGTTGATCGATAATTTTCCTCTAACCGTACCGTAAAAGCATCTTGGTAATGGTTATCAAAATCTAAAATATTCCTCATATCACTTCCACGGAAAGCATATATAGACTGGAAATCATCTCCCACGATAGCTAGATTTCTAGTGTGGTTTGATAGCATTTGTGCCAAGACATATTGTGCTCGATTCGTGTCTTGAAACTCATCAATCATAAAATAACGGAACCTACTTTGAAGTTTATGTAATACCTCATCACCTGAAACCAGATAGTCGACACTTTTTAACAAAATATCGTCAAGGTCCATTTGATTATGTTGATTCAACAGTCGCTGATACGTTTGATAAATAGAACGGAATAATTCAAGTCTATCTTTCGTGCCAATATGTTGGCGAATTAGATCTTTCACGCTGTCGCTATCAATATACTCCTTCAAATACAGGCCATCATATAAATAGGAAGGCAGTACAAGTTCACTTTTAAATAAGGAAATGAGTGATAGTAATTTCGCTGGTCTTACAAACTCCTTATTGTCTTCTTTTATGTCCATTTCTTCTGTAATCTTTTTCAATACCTGTCTCGACCCTGCAGGATGTAACGTGACAAGGGAAGAATCGACTTCACCAACAATATGAAGACCGAGGCGGTGGAAAGTAGAAATCCAAACATTACTAGCCGATTCTTCACCTATTTGCTTGGCAACTTGCTGCTCAAGCCCACGGACAGCTTTATTTGTAAATGTAAGCATCATAATTTGTTTAGGATCAATCCCTGCCCCCACCATATTCTTCGTTCGGTAAGAAAGAACCGTTGTCTTACCACTACCTGCACCTGCAATAATGAGCATCGGTCCATCTATATAGTTGGCCGCTTCTGCTTGTTCAGCGTTTAATTGCATAACCTCAGTTCCCCTTTCTATTTGCTCCTGTATAGATATATCACCATTATAGACATTAAGTGCATCTTATTTCCTGGATTTAATTGTATTTTTGGTGCAATTTTCTTATATATAAGGAACTCCAGGGCTTTTCCCATATTGGAGCGACTCTCTACAAGATGACCTCGATGATTCTAAAAGTATAACAAAAAATAAGCACTCCATACTGTGCTCGGAGTGCTCATTCGTTCAATTCTTGTATTATTTATGATGAGATAGCTATAGCATGCTCATGTTGTAATAGATGTTCTTTCTTTTCTAAGCCACCGGCGTAGCCAACCAGAGCACCATTACTCCCAATAACGCGATGACATGGAAATACGATAGATAGTGGGTTTTTATTAATGGCGCCGCCAACAGCTCTTATTGCCTTTGGTGCCTGGATAGCTAAAGATATATCTTTATAGGATCGCGTTTCGCCATATGGGATTTCAGCTAAAGCCTTCCAGACTGTTTGCTGAAATGGAGTTCCATATAAATCAAAAGGTACATCAAACGTCTTTCGGTCTTCAGAGAAATATTCGTTTAGTTGTTGTTTTATTACTTGATGTTTCTCTTCATTTTGAATCCATTCAGACTTGAGGAAGTATTTTCGTGACCAGCTGGTGAGCTTAGGTTCTGTATCTCGTAGATTCCCAAAATCAATTCGACATAGCCCTTTTTCTGTTGAAATAAGAGTTAGTGGCCCTAGTGGGCTATCCATTTCATCATAGTAAAGAAAGGAACGCTTTGTCATAATTACCCCTTCTTATTAAAAGATTTTTTGAATATTGTACATGGTATTCACTTAGATAAAAGTTGTTTCGGACGTTTATCAATAAATATCTTTAACGTGATTACCTCACAAGCTAATCATACAAAAAATCCCTATTTATTTAAAGGGTGAAAATAACGTAAGCCTTTTTCCATTTCTTCTAAAACCTCTTCATCTTCTTCCTTATCTCTTGCAAGAAGAATTTCATCGTGTGAGGATGGCACCCCTATTTTACCTAATGCCCAGGCGGCAGTTCCACGAATTACAGGACGAGGGTCTTGATTCATGACACGAACTAACTCCTCAACAGCGTTTTCATCCTTATAATGAGCAAGAGCTAATATAGCATTCCGTTGTAACGGTTTTTTCCCTCGCCATGAACCTGATATATGCCCAAACGTTTCTTTGAATTCACGGTTGGAAATAGATAACAGTGGTTTTAGTTTAGGTTTTACTACTTCTGGATCTGGCTCCAACTCTTCATGCAAGTGAAAATCTTTCTTTTTATTTTTCGGACAAACTGTTTGGCACGTATCACATCCATAGATGCGATTCCCAATGACACCCCGATATTCATCAGGGAGAAACCCTTTTGTCTGTGTCAGAAATGCAATACATTTTTGGGCATTAAGCTGATTCCCTTGAACAAGCGCCCCAGTCGGACATGCATCCACGCATATATTACAATCTCCACAACTATCATCGACAGGATCATCAGGAGGGAAAGGTATATTGGTAATCATTTCACCTAAATACACATAGGAACCATACTCAGGTGTAATAAGATTGGTATTCTTACCAGTAAAGCCAATACCAGCTCTCTCGGCAACAGCCCGGTCAGATAACTCTCCGGTATCTACCATCGACCTCCACGTAAAGCCTGGATATTTTTCCTTTAAATATGCTGCTAACTTTTCTAGTCGGTCATTTAAAACATCATGATAGTCCTGGCCCCAAGATGCCCTACAAAAGATTCCACGCCTTTCCTCTTTTGTACTTCGAGGAGCATTTTTTAGTTTAGATGGATAGGCCAATGCAATTGATATAATCGATTTCGCCTCTGTTACGTGCCGTTTAGGTTCTGTTCGTTCTTCTAAGGAACCTTTTTCAAATCCAGATTGATAGCCCAGCTCTTGTTGTGTCCGTAATCGTTCTTTTAATTCTGTGAATACATCTGGGGAGGCAATACCAATTTTATCAATCCCGATTTCTTTACTGTATGCAATCATATCTTCTTTAAAAGCGTGAATGTCCATCCCTTTTCCCTCCTTTCCTATTATTATTTAGTTCTCGTATTTAGATATGGGTTACCTTGGCTATACGTAGTCGATTTAAAGTTGCAGCAACCTCGTGTCTACGTGGTCTTGCCAAATCCCCAGGATGTTGGTCTGGAAATGGAGTAAAGGAAGATAGTCCTTTTTCATCCATTTGATGTTCAATTTCGTCGAGTAACTCATTAAGACTACGCTGCTTCTTAAGCCAGCCTTTTTGCTCAAGATGAAGTAGTACTTCAGCAATCATGCTTGTTTGAGAGGTATCTACAAGTTGCTCCACGTAGTGTAATGATACATCGGTTCCTCCCATTAAAATATGGGTCCTACCTTTTGCCTGAATCTTAGATTTCTTTCCTTTTTTACTATTGATGCTTTGGGGAAGAAAATAACGTTTCGGAATGTCACCAAAATGATCTCCACTTTCCTTTTCACGATGGAATGGATGTTGCTCAGCAATTTTCTTCGCTTTTTTCGTAACATTATAAGGTAGATACTGATCAAGCATAATCACATCATCAGCAGCATCAAAATAATCACCAGAACCTCCCATTACAAGAATAGTGGAAACATCTAATTCATCTCTCATTTGTTTAATTTTATCAATGAACGGAGTAATTGGTTCTTTCTCTTTGACAACAAGTTCCTGCATACGCTCATCACGAATCATAAAATTGGTAGCACTTGTATCTTCATCAATAAGGATTGTCGATGCACCTGCTTCAATAGACTCCATAACGTTTGCAGCTTGCGAGGTACTTCCACTGGCGTTTTCTGTGGAGAACTGAATCGTGTCCTCACCATGTGGTAAGTCATTGATAAATGGAGAAATATTTACACTTGCAACAGAACGTCCATCTTCTGCGCGAACTTTTACGGCATTAGGATCAGTAATGACATATTCGCGACCGTCTCCTTTAATATGAGGATACACCCCACGCTCCATTGCTTTCAATAGGGTACTTTTTCCGTGATATCCTCCCCCAACAATAAGAACGATTCCTTTTTTCAACGCCATCCCGGTTACTGGCTGATCCGAATGTGGGATATCAATCGACACTCGATTCGCTTCAGGACTTTCAAATGGTACGGCCTTTTTCATTGGTTTGTTACTAATCCCACTTTCACGAGGAAGAATTGCCCCATCTGCTACGAATGAAATCCAACCTTCTTCTTTCATCTTAGTGCGAATCGCATCGTGTTGATCAGCAAGTTCACATGCTTGATCAAACGCTTCATCTTTAATGGAAAAGACAGATTGATTCATTATGTTTGGAAGAGCTGTCAGAAGAAGCTTTTCTGCTTCTTTACCATTGATACGTCGCCCATTTGCGGGTAATCCAATGGATAAACAGATAACTAGCTCTTGATCTGATATAGAGACGGCAGTTCTGTCTAAAATCTCTTGTCCTGGTGCATCAATGGCTACCATGCCACTTTTTCCAGTACCTTTAATGAAGGTATTATCTTTATGAATAGCCTTAGCGACTTCTCTCGCAAGGATGTCTTCTGAATAAATACGTCTTGATTTCGTTTCTTTCCATTTCGGTTCTATTGGTTTTGATTGGTTTGGGACGATGATGCGAATTTTTGATGGAGCCGCAAATGGGTCCCCTTGAACATAATCTAGGACGAGGTCATAACCATTGAAAGAATACCGACTTTGAATATCCTTGTAGGCTTTATAACTCTTTCCATCGATTTGCTTTAATTTCTGCTGTAAGTCTTTCATCCAATCACACCTTTCTTACGGATTTAATAATATTTGTTAACGAACGTTTACTTTATTTTACATTGTAACCTTTTTTGGACATATAAAAAACGCAATGCTTCGTTTCCACACCTCTAAACGAAACACTGCGTTGGCAACATATTTATGGAGCGGGTGATGGGAATCGAACCCACGACATCAGCTTGGAAGGCTGAGGTTTTACCACTAAACTACACCCGCAAGTAATAATACCAGTACTCAGTTAACTTATTCTATTCATGAATGAAGAAGTATGTCCTTCAATTTCAATGACAAATTCAATATTAACAAAGGCTTAACATTTGTTCAATAGAAAATTAAATTTTTTGTCGAAAGAACTCGAATTTTTTAGCCGGGAATCTATCCAATTCGTCACTTTTGCTCGTATGCAGCGTTCTCAGTAGTCCATTATAGATTAGAAGTGTGATAGGTTTTTCACATAGTTTATCCGAGTTTTTTTCATTATAAACAATTTTTTTAGAAATGTTCTATCTTTTTTTTAGTTGACATATGTTAGACTTATCTATATATTTTGCATAAGGGAAACTTTTATTGTTCACGTAAATTTTTTAAGAAACAGGCACAACTCTTATGCTATTACATATATTTTTATAATCACAAGCATTTAAAAATTTTTCTAATCATTTTTGCGCAAAGGCAACAAATTTAACATATACAAAAGGAGATGGAAATATGAAAAAAGCATTCTTATTAATGATGATAGTACCATTATTAGTGTTAGCAGCTTGTAGCACTGGAAATGGGGAAACCGCTGATGCCGGTAACAACGACGAAAAAATACAAGTAGCCACGACCATCGCCCAAATTGGTGATGTCGCAAAAAACATAGGTGGAGATCATGTTGAAGTTACGAGTCTTATGGGACCAGGAACCGATCCGCACTTATATAAAGCCGTTCAAAGTGACATAAAAACACTTAGTAATGCGGATATCATTTTTTATAACGGATTACATCTTGAAGGCCAAATGAATGAGATATTTGAAAAAATGCGTAGTGAAAAACCGACGTACGCTGTTGCTGAAAATATTCCTGAAGAAAAGTTAGCTGCTGATCCAACTAACCCTGAGATTTTCGATCCTCACGTATGGTTCGATATCAAGCTTTGGGAATATGCTGTAGAAGAAGTTAAAAATGGATTAGTAGAATTAGATCCCGATAACAAAGAAGATTATGAGAAAAACTTCAAGGAATACAAACAAAAGCTTGATGAGTTACAAGCTTATGCAAAAGACAAAGTTAGTGAAATACCTGAGGAAAGTCGCGTCCTTGTCACTGCCCATGATGCCTTCCATTACTTCGGGGAAGCTTATGGATTTGAAGTTATGGGACTTCAGGGATTAAGCACCGAGTCAGAGTATGGATTAAATGATGTGAAAAGACTTGTAGATACACTTGTTGAACGTAATATTAAAGCAGTATTTGTCGAAAGTAGTGTGTCAGAACGGTCTATTAATGCGGTGGTAGAGGGAGCGCAAGAACGAGGCCATAACGTTGAAATTGGCGGGGAACTTTACTCCGATGCCATGGGAGCTGAAGACACAGAAGCTGGAACGTACATTGGAATGTTTCGACACAACATTAACACTATTGTTGATTCACTAAAGTAAGAGAAAGGGGAATGATACGATGAATGCACTGCAAATTGAAAACCTGGCTGTTACGTACGAAAAACAACCAGTACTCGAAGGAGTTAACTTTAATATACCTGAAGGGACACTAACAGGGATTATAGGACCAAACGGAGCAGGAAAGTCTACCTTAATCAAAGCGATTCTTCACTTAATACCACGGCTTTCAGGTGAAGTAACGGTATATGGGAAGCCATATAAAAAACAGCGTAGTTTAATAGGATATGTTCCTCAGCGAAGTGAAGTCGATTGGGATTTCCCTACGAATGCACTGGATGTTGTCTTAATGGGACGCTATGGTCACATAGGTTGGATCAAACGCCCTGGAAAAAAAGAGGTCAATTTTGCGTATGAATGCTTAGAAAAAGTAGGAATGAGAGATTTTGCACATCGACAAATTAGTCAATTATCCGGTGGTCAACAACAACGGGTATTCCTTGCCCGCGCTCTAGCCCAAGACTCCCAAATTTACTTTATGGATGAACCATTCGCTGGAGTAGATGCAGCAACAGAAAAAGCAATTATGAAACTACTACAAGAATGGAAAGAGCAAGGAAAAACCGTATTAGTTGTTCACCATGACCTTCAAACAGTAAAAGATTATTTTGACCACTGCTTGCTATTAAATAAAACACCAATTGAATGTGGGCCAACGGAGAACGTGTTCACATTAGATAATTTAGAAAAAACATATGGAGGAGCTATTTCCTTTCTTGGTAATGGTCCGGCACTTGTGCAGGAGGGGTGATCCTAATGGAAGATATGTTAGAACTTTTAACAAATGCAAATACCCAGTGGGTGATTCTAGGGGCAATGATTTTAGGATTTGCTAGTGGATTAATTGGTAGTTTTGTTTTGTTAAAGAGACAAAGCCTAATCGGCGATGCAATGGCACATGCGACTCTACCAGGCGTATGTCTGGCCTATCTCATATTTGGCGTTAAATCGATTCCTCTTTTCCTACTAGGAGCTGCATGTACTGGTTTATTGGCAACTTATTTTATTCAGGCTATCGTGAAACACTCACGTATCAAAACAGATGCATCGATTGGTGTTGTTCTATCTGTATTTTTCGGATTAGGGATTGTACTCCTTACGTACATCTCCAAAAATACTACCGGAGATAAGAGTGGCTTAGACGATTTCATATTTGGGCAGGCAGCTGCGATGGTAAAAGGCGATATTCAAGTCATTGCAGTCGGATCACTTCTTATCATTCTCGT
This genomic stretch from Pontibacillus yanchengensis harbors:
- a CDS encoding methylated-DNA--[protein]-cysteine S-methyltransferase — encoded protein: MTKRSFLYYDEMDSPLGPLTLISTEKGLCRIDFGNLRDTEPKLTSWSRKYFLKSEWIQNEEKHQVIKQQLNEYFSEDRKTFDVPFDLYGTPFQQTVWKALAEIPYGETRSYKDISLAIQAPKAIRAVGGAINKNPLSIVFPCHRVIGSNGALVGYAGGLEKKEHLLQHEHAIAISS
- a CDS encoding metal ABC transporter solute-binding protein, Zn/Mn family — translated: MKKAFLLMMIVPLLVLAACSTGNGETADAGNNDEKIQVATTIAQIGDVAKNIGGDHVEVTSLMGPGTDPHLYKAVQSDIKTLSNADIIFYNGLHLEGQMNEIFEKMRSEKPTYAVAENIPEEKLAADPTNPEIFDPHVWFDIKLWEYAVEEVKNGLVELDPDNKEDYEKNFKEYKQKLDELQAYAKDKVSEIPEESRVLVTAHDAFHYFGEAYGFEVMGLQGLSTESEYGLNDVKRLVDTLVERNIKAVFVESSVSERSINAVVEGAQERGHNVEIGGELYSDAMGAEDTEAGTYIGMFRHNINTIVDSLK
- a CDS encoding metal ABC transporter permease, which translates into the protein MEDMLELLTNANTQWVILGAMILGFASGLIGSFVLLKRQSLIGDAMAHATLPGVCLAYLIFGVKSIPLFLLGAACTGLLATYFIQAIVKHSRIKTDASIGVVLSVFFGLGIVLLTYISKNTTGDKSGLDDFIFGQAAAMVKGDIQVIAVGSLLIILVSSLFFKELKISIFDPLFAKGIGLPVGLFNGILMGLVVGIVVVGIQMVGVVLIAALLITPPLAARYWTDQLGHMSFLSGVIGSISGVVGTLISTTGEGLPTGPLIVLCASTIFLFSLLLGTRKGLIAKVVRQA
- a CDS encoding ABC-ATPase domain-containing protein gives rise to the protein MKDLQQKLKQIDGKSYKAYKDIQSRYSFNGYDLVLDYVQGDPFAAPSKIRIIVPNQSKPIEPKWKETKSRRIYSEDILAREVAKAIHKDNTFIKGTGKSGMVAIDAPGQEILDRTAVSISDQELVICLSIGLPANGRRINGKEAEKLLLTALPNIMNQSVFSIKDEAFDQACELADQHDAIRTKMKEEGWISFVADGAILPRESGISNKPMKKAVPFESPEANRVSIDIPHSDQPVTGMALKKGIVLIVGGGYHGKSTLLKAMERGVYPHIKGDGREYVITDPNAVKVRAEDGRSVASVNISPFINDLPHGEDTIQFSTENASGSTSQAANVMESIEAGASTILIDEDTSATNFMIRDERMQELVVKEKEPITPFIDKIKQMRDELDVSTILVMGGSGDYFDAADDVIMLDQYLPYNVTKKAKKIAEQHPFHREKESGDHFGDIPKRYFLPQSINSKKGKKSKIQAKGRTHILMGGTDVSLHYVEQLVDTSQTSMIAEVLLHLEQKGWLKKQRSLNELLDEIEHQMDEKGLSSFTPFPDQHPGDLARPRRHEVAATLNRLRIAKVTHI
- the queG gene encoding tRNA epoxyqueuosine(34) reductase QueG — translated: MDIHAFKEDMIAYSKEIGIDKIGIASPDVFTELKERLRTQQELGYQSGFEKGSLEERTEPKRHVTEAKSIISIALAYPSKLKNAPRSTKEERRGIFCRASWGQDYHDVLNDRLEKLAAYLKEKYPGFTWRSMVDTGELSDRAVAERAGIGFTGKNTNLITPEYGSYVYLGEMITNIPFPPDDPVDDSCGDCNICVDACPTGALVQGNQLNAQKCIAFLTQTKGFLPDEYRGVIGNRIYGCDTCQTVCPKNKKKDFHLHEELEPDPEVVKPKLKPLLSISNREFKETFGHISGSWRGKKPLQRNAILALAHYKDENAVEELVRVMNQDPRPVIRGTAAWALGKIGVPSSHDEILLARDKEEDEEVLEEMEKGLRYFHPLNK
- a CDS encoding metal ABC transporter ATP-binding protein, whose product is MNALQIENLAVTYEKQPVLEGVNFNIPEGTLTGIIGPNGAGKSTLIKAILHLIPRLSGEVTVYGKPYKKQRSLIGYVPQRSEVDWDFPTNALDVVLMGRYGHIGWIKRPGKKEVNFAYECLEKVGMRDFAHRQISQLSGGQQQRVFLARALAQDSQIYFMDEPFAGVDAATEKAIMKLLQEWKEQGKTVLVVHHDLQTVKDYFDHCLLLNKTPIECGPTENVFTLDNLEKTYGGAISFLGNGPALVQEG
- a CDS encoding ATP-dependent helicase; its protein translation is MQLNAEQAEAANYIDGPMLIIAGAGSGKTTVLSYRTKNMVGAGIDPKQIMMLTFTNKAVRGLEQQVAKQIGEESASNVWISTFHRLGLHIVGEVDSSLVTLHPAGSRQVLKKITEEMDIKEDNKEFVRPAKLLSLISLFKSELVLPSYLYDGLYLKEYIDSDSVKDLIRQHIGTKDRLELFRSIYQTYQRLLNQHNQMDLDDILLKSVDYLVSGDEVLHKLQSRFRYFMIDEFQDTNRAQYVLAQMLSNHTRNLAIVGDDFQSIYAFRGSDMRNILDFDNHYQDAFTVRLEENYRSTPVILEAANQLISHNEDQREKTLTTNQQEGELITGYKADTIQAEATWVSTEIKRLIHEKGYQYRDIAIFYRSHADGSLFEVMFPEEDIPFTVVKEGSFFEREEIKDIMAYASFVVNPHDTFALRRIINTPKRGIGKASVDRIVEAKTENIDYISLLVNGNLPGVKGKSLERAKEFGEVAQRLQSGIGKVGVARWLKACLKITGYNEMLDQLEDGQRREKQIHLDKLVELASEFEAQDEEMTLHYFIDRLKRTDVDATLTKDEDFDRVQLLTVHASKGLEFPVVFVVGMKEEGFPSPYAYSSFAMEEERRICYVAFTRAKERLYLSYPKKKQEKNEEGEKVEVNATPSRFLSEFDSSLIKWE